Proteins encoded together in one Prunus dulcis chromosome 3, ALMONDv2, whole genome shotgun sequence window:
- the LOC117622887 gene encoding mitochondrial pyruvate carrier 4-like, translated as MANSKLQAIWNHPAGPKTIHFWAPTFKWGVSIANIIDSSKPPEQLSYVQQSALTCNGLIWARNSLIITPKNWNLFSVSIGMAATSMFQLSRKIQHDLSPKNQQAAEKNNEEHHFINFL; from the exons ATGGCGAATTCTAAGCTGCAAGCAATTTGGAACCACCCAGCCGGCCCGAAAACTA TCCATTTTTGGGCTCCAACTTTTAAATGGGGCGTAAGCATTGCCAATATTATCGACTCTTCAAAACCACCTGAGCAACTCTCCTACGTTCAGCAATCAG CCCTTACATGCAATGGACTTATATGGGCAAGAAACAGCTTAATAATTACACCA AAGAACTGGAATCTTTTCAGTGTCAGTATTGGGATGGCTGCAACTTCCATGTTTCAACTTTCTCGTAAAATTCA GCACGACTTATCTCCCAAAAACCAACAAGCTGCTGAAAAGAATAATGAAGAACATCACTTCATCAACTTCTTATAG